From Vitis vinifera cultivar Pinot Noir 40024 chromosome 14, ASM3070453v1, a single genomic window includes:
- the LOC109123905 gene encoding uncharacterized protein LOC109123905, translating to MYGKRRRERRSEIEAGLSYFPLYFGQLEQLQEQNLQQRWQQQKQQSTIDYRRLTSFLEYDDSFLSVWNWKPTDTSDNGSSSQGAESRRLYIELQSGSLFSRDVFYVKSEYMKSKQPFEKAFKSHGD from the exons ATGTATGGGAAAAGGAGAAGAGAAAGGCGGAGTGAAATAGAAGCTGGTTTGTCATACTTTCCACTGTATTTTGGGCAACTAGAACAACTACAAGAGCAAAATTTGCAACAACGTTGGCagcaacaaaaacaacaaagcaCTATTGATTACCGAAGGCTCACCTCCTTCCTGGAATACGATGATTCGTTTCTTTCTGTGTGGAACTGGAAGCCTACTGACACCAGTGACAACGGTTCATCATCACAAGGAGCAGAAAGCCGACGACTTTACATAGAACTCCAATCTGGATCACTATTCAGTCGTGAT GTTTTCTATGTGAAATCCGAATATATGAAGTCTAAACAACCTTTTGAGAAAGCTTTTAAGTCCCATGGAGATTAG